One genomic window of Pelmatolapia mariae isolate MD_Pm_ZW linkage group LG5, Pm_UMD_F_2, whole genome shotgun sequence includes the following:
- the LOC134627757 gene encoding sodium-dependent neutral amino acid transporter SLC6A17-like — MPKNSKVTQREQSHEHVTESVADLLAHEEPLDYKSSSLNVGGAAGKKVPQIEVPENDGRPAWNSKLQYILAQVGFSVGLGNVWRFPYLCQKNGGGAYLVPYFILLLIIGIPLFFLELAVGQKIRRGSIGVWNYVCPRLGGIGMSSLMVCGFVGLYYNVIIGWSIFYFFQSFQYPLPWSDCPIRKNGTLAIVEPECDKSSATTYFWYRQTLNTTSTIAESGGLNIKMTLSLLIAWIIVCLAVIKGIASSGKVMYFSSLFPYVVLFCFLVRGLMLKGSVDGIAHMFTPKLEKMLEPQVWREAATQVFFALGLGFGGVIAFSSYNKIDNNCHFDAVLVSVINFLTSILATLVVFAVLGFKANIMNEKCVVENAEKILGYLNSNVLSHDLIPPHVNFSHLTTSDYAEMYGVIKTVKEDSFPQLGLEPCVLEDELNKAVQGTGLAFIAFTEAMTHFPASPFWSVMFFFMLINLGLGSMIGTMTGITTPVLDAYKVQKELFTVCCCIIAFLCGLLFVQRSGNYFVTMFDDYSAGLPLTVVVILENLSVAWIYGTKRFMQDLEDMLGFRPYIIYFYLWKYVSPLCLIVLISATVIEMAISPPGYNAWVQELAQERFQSYPPWALAMCFALIIVAMLPLPVVFIARHFNLMSDGSNKLSVSYRKSMMKDISNLEEQDEARFILGGKPGEAPSSGPARKPFLTPGGNKPMDSLSPNICYGTSYQNAAISPTTPTTPSTPLTPESDS; from the exons ATGCCTAAGAACAGCAAGGTGACACAGCGCGAGCAGAGCCATGAGCACGTCACAGAGTCGGTGGCTGACCTGCTCGCACACGAGGAGCCCCTCGACTACAAGAGCAGCTCCCTGAATGTCGGAGGGGCTGCGGGGAAGAAAGTCCCTCAGATAGAGGTCCCTGAAAACGATGGGCGACCCGCCTGGAACAGCAAACTGCAGTACATCCTGGCCCAGGTGGGCTTCTCTGTGGGCCTGGGGAACGTGTGGCGCTTCCCTTACTTGTGCCAAAAGAATGGAGGAG gcgCCTATCTGGTTCCCtacttcatcctcctcctcattaTTGGCATCCCTCTCTTCTTCTTGGAGCTGGCAGTGGGTCAGAAGATCAGGCGTGGAAGTATCGGGGTGTGGAACTACGTCTGTCCCCGCCTGGGTGGAATAGGAATGTCAAGTCTGATG GTGTGTGGCTTTGTGGGTCTCTACTATAATGTGATCATCGGTTGGAGCATTTTCTACTTCTTCCAATCCTTCCAGTATCCTCTCCCATGGAGTGACTGCCCAATCAGAAAGAATGGGACACTTGCCA TTGTGGAGCCAGAATGTGACAAAAGCTCGGCTACGACCTATTTCTGGTACCGGCAGACTCTGAACACGACCAGCACCATCGCAGAGAGTGGCGGCCTCAACATCAAAATGACCCTGTCTCTGCTGATAGCCTGGATCATTGTCTGCCTCGCCGTCATTAAAGGAATCGCTTCCTCTGGGAAG GTGATGTACTTCAGTTCTCTTTTCCCCTACGTGGTGCTGTTCTGTTTCCTGGTCAGGGGTTTAATGCTGAAGGGCTCCGTAGATGGTATCGCTCACATGTTCACTCCCAAG TTGGAGAAGATGCTGGAGCCGCAGGTGTGGAGGGAGGCCGCCACCCAGGTCTTCTTTGCCCTCGGTCTGGGTTTTGGAGGAGTCATTGCCTTCTCCAGTTACAATAAGATTGACAACAACTGCCACTTTGATGCCGTGCTCGTCTCTGTCATCAACTTTTTGACCTCCATTTTGGCCACACTGgttgtgtttgctgtgttgGGCTTCAAGGCCAACATCATGAATGAAAAGTGTGTTGTGGA GAATGCAGAAAAGATCCTGGGATACCTCAACTCCAACGTCCTGAGTCATGATCTTATTCCTCCACATGTGAACTTTTCCCATCTCACCACGTCAGACTATGCTGAGATGTACGGGGTCATTAAAACGGTCAAAGAGGACAGCTTTCCCCAGCTGGGTCTGGAGCCGTGTGTTCTGGAGGATGAGCTGAACAAA GCTGTCCAGGGCACCGGCCTGGCCTTCATCGCCTTCACAGAAGCCATGACGCATTTCCCAGCATCTCCCTTCTGGTCAGTCATGTTCTTCTTCATGCTCATCAACCTCGGTCTGGGCAGCATGATCGGCACCATGACTGGCATCACCACACCTGTCCTTGACGCCTACAAAGTCCAGAAGGAGCTTTTTACAG tgtgttGCTGCATCATCGCTTTCTTATGCGGCTTGTTGTTTGTTCAGCGGTCGGGAAATTACTTTGTCACCATGTTCGATGATTATTCGGCTGGTCTGCCTCTCACTGTAGTGGTCATCCTGGAAAATCTGTCTGTTGCTTGGATATATGGCACCAAAAG GTTCATGCAGGACCTGGAGGACATGTTAGGTTTCCGACCTTATATTATCTATTTCTACCTTTGGAAGTACGTCTCCCCTCTCTGTCTTATCGTTCTCATCTCGGCCACTGTCATCGAGATGGCCATCAGCCCACCAGGATACAACGCCTGGGTTCAAGAGCTG GCTCAGGAACGCTTCCAGAGCTATCCTCCCTGGGCTCTGGCCATGTGCTTCGCTCTTATCATTGTAGCCATGCTTCCGCTCCCTGTTGTCTTCATCGCCCGACACTTCAACTTGATGTCAGACGGCTCTAACAAGCTGTCTGTCTCTTACCGTAAATCTATGATGAAGGACATATCCAACCTTGAGGAGCAGGATGAGGCTAGATTCATCCTTGGAGGCAAACCAGGCGAGGCCCCATCATCAGGGCCAGCACGCAAACCCTTCCTGACACCTGGAGGAAACAAACCCATGGACTCCCTGTCTCCAAACATCTGCTATGGTACTAGCTACCAAAATGCTGCCATAAGCCCCACCACACCAACTACACCAAGCACACCTCTCACACCAGAGTCTGACTCTTGA